In Magnetococcales bacterium, the sequence GAACTGGTCTCCGCCTTCGCGTCCCGGGACCGGGACGCCTTGGCGAAATTGACCACTCCGTTTTACAAGCAGCGACTCGAACCCCAATACAAGATCGATCAGTTCCAGTTCCATCTGCCCCCGGCCACCAGTTTCTTGCGTGCCCACAAGCCGGAACAGTTCGGGGATGATCTTTCGGCCTTCAGGAAAACTGTTATTGTTGCCAATCAGACCCGCAAGCCGGTGGTGGGGCTGGAGGTGGGGCGGGGTGGACCGGGATTGCGGGTGGTCTATCCGGTGTTCCACAAGTCCGAGCCCATCGGTTCCGTGGAGTTGGGAGGCAGTCTGACCGACATTTTCGCCGCCGCCCGCAAGACCACGGGACTGGAGTTCGCCATCGGCATTCGGGAGTCGGTGTTCCGGGCTGCCAAACGTTTCGCGGACGAAAAGGCGGATGTGGTGGTCAACGACATGATCTATTATGATTTTTCCGATCCGGAGATTCGTTCTCTGCCGGTGCTGGCCGCGTCAGCCAAACGCAACGAAACCATCGAGGTTCAGGGCAAATATTGGCTCGCGTCGAGCTTTCCCTTGCGGGATTTCAGCGGTCAGGAGATCGGCGCGGTGTTGGTGCTCAATGATGTCAGCGCGCTTTTGGCCGAGTCCCGCGCCGCAACCCGCAACAAGATTTTGCTGATTGTGCTGTTGAGCCTCGGGGCCAGCGTCGGACTGTTCGCCATGATCCGGCTGGTGGTGCTGGTGCCGGTGAAACAGGTGGTGGCCGTGACGGAACGGCTGGCCCGTGGCGATCTGACCGTGGCCCTGGATCAGGGGCGCAAGGATGAATTCGGGGTGCTGTTTGGCGCCATGGAGACCATGGTGCGGCAATTGCGGGGTTTGCTCACCGGGATCGTGGCGCATGCGGGTCAATTGACCGGCAGCGCGGCGGAACTCAACCGCGTGGCCGAAGAGTTGACCCGGGGGGCCGGAGAACTGCGGCTGAAAGGAGAAACGGGGCTGAATTTCGGCAGTCAGTTGAACGCGGATATGTCCGGCGTGGATGGGGCGGTGCGGGCCATGGCCGGCTACATGAACGAGGTGCTGTGTTCGGCCCAGGAGATCAACGACAACATGGGCACCATCTCGGCTGCGGCGGAGCAGGCCAGCGCCAGTCTCGGGACTGTGGCCTCGTCGGCGGGGGCCTTGTCGAATGGCATGAGCGGCGTGCTCGGGGCCTCGGAGCGCTCCAGCGAGAACATGGTGCAGGTG encodes:
- a CDS encoding methyl-accepting chemotaxis protein, with protein sequence MQWQHGLRFKIMWVILVSMLLMGGILSYLGHREADAALTRKAEESARVFGDIVTHQIDNRGVDLSMAMEALLNSRELVSAFASRDRDALAKLTTPFYKQRLEPQYKIDQFQFHLPPATSFLRAHKPEQFGDDLSAFRKTVIVANQTRKPVVGLEVGRGGPGLRVVYPVFHKSEPIGSVELGGSLTDIFAAARKTTGLEFAIGIRESVFRAAKRFADEKADVVVNDMIYYDFSDPEIRSLPVLAASAKRNETIEVQGKYWLASSFPLRDFSGQEIGAVLVLNDVSALLAESRAATRNKILLIVLLSLGASVGLFAMIRLVVLVPVKQVVAVTERLARGDLTVALDQGRKDEFGVLFGAMETMVRQLRGLLTGIVAHAGQLTGSAAELNRVAEELTRGAGELRLKGETGLNFGSQLNADMSGVDGAVRAMAGYMNEVLCSAQEINDNMGTISAAAEQASASLGTVASSAGALSNGMSGVLGASERSSENMVQVALSVDAMNTSLAGVRERCSEAATVSEEARMAVEANGEVMVRLVDSVREVSTVVGLIQSIAEQTNMLALNAAIEAAGAGESGKGFAVVANEVKELARQTAHATGEIHGRIDQIQDHMEQVNRAMEGVNHRVHRIREVNGEILDAMVEQSRTVNEISGSMDAAAGETESVSRLVGEITREVEEVSRSVQEISLGIDEVTRNVSAASQGVDGMTRSVEKTSAHGEVIGTAVDGTMQRAGDLSGHMEEILTSAERMRLISTTVTQRAKVAEEIASVLNEELHQFHL